Sequence from the Mustela erminea isolate mMusErm1 chromosome 8, mMusErm1.Pri, whole genome shotgun sequence genome:
AGGGCAGTGTGTATCACAGGATGGACGtgcaaatatttgttggatgaataattgttttcttgaagcaatagaaatcaaaacacaaCATAAAATACACTTTCAAAAACCAGATTATGCCAATGAGGACAATATACGAATGCTCAGAATTCTCAGCTTGTTGTTTATAACTTGTGATATCAAATTGTCAAAAAGTTGTATAATTGCTCTTCAATAATCTCAGAGAAGGCAGCTGAGTTAAGAACATTattgccggggcgcctgggtggctcagtgggttaagccgctgccttcggctcaggtcatgatctcagggtcctgggatcgagtcccgtatcgggctctctgctcagcagggagcctgcttccttctctctttctctctgcctgcctctcagtgtacttgtaatttctctctgtcaaataaataaataaaatctttaaaaaaaaaaaagaacatattattgCCTACCAATAGAACACTCTTTTTTccagaaatcaagaattgggcTATCCTAAATCATTTACCTTCTTTATAATTGAGGGGTTATTCAGGTATCTGGACAAATGTGGCAGCTTCAAATACAAAAGCTATTTCCATTTGAACATGACTTCCATAATGAATTTTGAAagtgttattcttttttcaaataaaagaaaattaagaaagtgattttatttcagtATGTTGGGTTTTTATGAAGTTTTTGGCAGAATTGTGAAAATGTCCTTCAAAGAGTAGCCTAGAAATATCTTCAGGACATCACATCTCCCTATGGCCAAACAGAATCAAGAGTGTCTGTGTAACTTCCTTCCATGTGTTAAGTAGTCAGGAACTATTTCACAGAGTACTGAGTTTTATATTTTGACATATCAAATCCCCAATAACAACCTTGAGCTTAGAAAACATGATCTAAATATAACTAATTCCCTCCTTGTAAATCTTAgtacttttgttttaataaaaatttcacacTGTTCATAACAGGtttctctggggaaaaaacatttcttaaaacaaaGGCAATCATATACCCTAACtctgaacaacaacaacgacaaccataaagtaaacatttattgaatacttctaATGGACGAGGCACTGAGTTAAGAGCTTTATCCCTATCGGTGAGTAAACTGACATAGGGAGATTAGGGAACTTCCTTAAAATTAGTTAGTGGCATTCAATAATTCCGTATACTGcttcacaaagaaaaatatataattcaatgtTATGTTttcttcacaaagaaaaatataattcaatgTTATGTTTTGGAAACAGAGTCAACTCTTGCTGACAATTTCTAAGACTGAtgattctatattcttttttctttggttgttgGAAACCAAATCAGAAGTCTATATTATGAGTAGAAAGAATATGTGCTTGGGTCCTTATATGGAATATGAATCTAAATCAGTGGGAGGCTTTATTTATGCACATTTCCTCAATTTTTTGGAAGTCTCTAGGttgtatacattttaataatatatagtgacatatatatatatatatatatatatatatatataatattagtgACATTCCACTCAAAATTGtataatgaatattatttcaCTTCAGAGGCAATCAGTATTTGATTTGCGCCTGTAGCCATGAATCTTGTTGAACTACATGTCCAAAATGCTCCCTAACTTTCTTTGGCTAAATATCTTGGCTCGTTTATGATGACATTGAAGAAGATGCTATGTCAGACACCtggaatctaaaataaaacttttccggggtgcctgggtggctcagtgggttaaagcctctgctttcagctcaggtcatggccccggggtcctgggatcaagccccacatcaggctttctgttcagcagggagcctgctcccccccctccccccgacgcctgcctctctgcctacttgtgatctctctctgtcaaataaataaataaaatctttaaaataaaacttttccattttcatatatCTCACACttggttattttgtttcttcaactctgatcactttaaaaaagtttgtttCTGGAGTTTCTCTACTTCCTGGAGGTCACCACCTCACTACTAAAGTGAGGTATGGTACTTCTGTAAGACTTTGATAAATATTGTCTAAAGCTGGAGAATTACTGAACTTGTTTTGGTCAGCTTGgcctatatttcattttttaaactttatgttcTTTTGCTTGTAAGTTTTCTAGTCCCCTCCCCCTAGAATTCTTCCAAGATTTAAGTCAATTGGAAAGTTCTCAGTACCAAGTGGCTAAGAAAGAAATACTCACGTGCACCtagaccaccaccaccatccataCCTTATAATGATGCCCTATAGCAATAGGGAGCACCGATCTGCTTCCCTGGTAGGGTGGGAAAGTATTAAGGATTTTCTAGAGCAGTTGAAATTTGATAAAGACTGTTTCAACTTGTTTATTGCACCTAACTAATGGGTTCTTTGTACAATAGACATATGTCCCTGAAAAGACAACATAGGTTATTTCTCTAACTTATGTTTTCCAATGGTAGTAGcttaatttctgggtttttttttctgtcttatgtagctagagacaaaaaaaagtataaaacaaataagcatggagatgaaaagtacagcatagagattATAGTCAGTAATACTATAACAATGTATGGTGACCGATGGTGACTACATTAGTGAGAACTGAGTAACATAGAGTAGAACTGTtcaatcactgtgctgtacacttgaaactaatataatatgtcAACTAaacttcaataataaatttttaaatggtacaATGGTCTCATATTCAAGAATATTATGAATTTCTACAGAAAAGGGGAGATGTGGAAGGATGGACTCTTCCTTAAGCACCTggaatgaaataatttctttgtctCCGATTCAGAATACATCATCACCTACACTATGATTTTCTGGAAAGGAACTATTGAAATagcaaaattctaattttactttGTAACACTACCATGATTGGACCAAGCGCGTAAAGGTCCAGCATTTGTGGGGCATGGTGTCCTTGCAAAGatttttagaacaaaacaaaacagaaaatcttaacaGATGATAGAGAAAAATGATACCAAAGTATTTAATGTCACATtccaatattaaaatttaaatttaggtttttttcaaataagttgatgtaattttcctttttgcttgaAAATTTTCGAGACTTAATTTTAAGAGGTAACATAGTATGAGATATTAATTTTCATGGGGAAAATAAAACTCTATTTCCTCCATTATAGAGATGAACACAAtttgtttaagaaattttaaaaaattacttctaaCTTTCTATTGTAAATGTATATTAACCCACGAAGGTCATTTATTGTCTCAGGATTTCAGTTCTGGCATCAGTGAAGTCCCTAGGATTTAGAATAAATACTAATTAAGAGGAAAACTCCAGTCCCAAACACCCTCTCTAGTCTAAGGGGTCATTCACTTACCTGGGGTTCTGGCAGGCACTCCCAGCAGTGTCTCTACCCTTCACCACATCTGGGACATTTTCATCTTTCAAATGCTCCTCTGCTTCTTGTAGGGGCCTGGTTTCAGAGGGGGAATGTTCAGGTTCTCCAACACACTCTTCTCTCTGATCCGTTTCGATGTGAATTAAAGGCACTTCTCTTGAGCAAAGTGACCTCCTGGTGCGGTTTACAGGCATAGTCCCATTACACGaagaagtttcctttttaaaagaatctaaacTGTTGTGGTTTGTAAGAGGAGCAGCTTTGCTCTGAGACAACACCGAGGGCTGTTTGCTTTCGGTAACGGAGCCTTTCCTTGGGTTATCAATGGGCTCCTGAAGAAAAAGACTTGGCCCACTTTGCACTCTGCTTGAAGCTGGTCTGTTTGCACATTTCTCCACTTGCATGGGAGAGCCACCAGAGGCAGGATCAACCTCAGCTGCCTCGGCATCATCCACTATAATTTTGTTCTTCTGCATGAGGGCTTTGATTGAGTTTGCCCACGTCTCGTGAATTAACATGTTGGTGATCTGGTCAGTTCCACCTCTCCAGTACAAGCAAGAGTCAGATTTGCAGAGACCCGAGGAGGAAGCGCTACTGACTGGATGTACACTTAGGAAATCTTGCTGGCTGTTTTGAGCGAAGCCATCTAAAGAGTTGGCTTTGATGGGTGCATTCACTGTCAGCCTGGCCCCCAGGGATCTGCTATCTGGCATGGACGACTGTCTGTAACACAATGGGGATCGCAGAGAAGGTGACAATAAACCAACGGTCCAATCCTGGCTGCTTCGTCTGGAGGAGGTGCTgtccctgctttctctttcaatGTCCCTCAGCATGTACCTATAAAACTCCTCGGTTATGCTCTCGGTGCTGGACTGCTTAGAGGGACAGCTTGGCCTCACACTGAGATGGTCATTTTTACGACATGCCTGTTGCATGGCCGAGTTCAGGATGCTGCTGGCGTTCTTGCCCGCATAGTAATCCAGCAGTAACTCAAaccctcttccttcattttccatCTGGTTCACCATGAACCTGGAAAACTCCTCAGTGATGCTTTCACAGCTGGACTGCTTGGAGACAGAGCTGGCCCTGCTAACTGGCTGACTTAGGGTACTCATTAAACCCAGGCTGTTTACATAAGCCTGGGCGTTCGAGTCTTCCTCTGGGATGCTTTCACAGCTGGAGGCCTTCGGCCGGTTCCACCTGTCTCCACTGAGTAACCGGTTCCGGGGATGGCTCTGGGCTTGCCAGCCGCCGTCCACCGTGGAGAACTCTGTTAGGTTCATGATCTTGGCTGCCACTTCGTTTGCAAAAATACTGACAGAATCCGGGACATCCTCAAGGTTCATCGACTCATCCATGACCCTGTTCATCAGCTTCTCCTTAAGCTCCGGGTGCTCATCGGTTTTCCTCTTGATCTCGCTGAGTCTTGGTGGTTTGTGCTTCCTCACTGCGGCCCCACCGGTCtggctttccttcttcctcttcaagGACCGGCAGGATACGTTCGGGGAAACCGGAAACTCATTCCCTCTCTTCCACGCACAGAACCAGGGTTGTTTTCCATTTGAGTTGTCAAGGCAAATTGCTGCGATTTCAGTTGCCATGGAGACAATCATCTCTGCTAATTCTTCCGCGAAGTCCGTAATGCAGTATATATCTGCCTGTTTTGCCTGTAGCTCAGGTTGAGCAGGAAGCAGCGAGTCATTCCCTAACAATGACAGGTTCACTTGAACTTCATTGTTTAGAGGGGAGGCACGGTTATACTTCTCCTGGGCGTTTGCACTGGCGCCATCCTCTGCGTCCTGGGAACCTCTGCTGCCCTTGCGCACTGCCAGTGTGCACTCTCCCTCCGAAGTGGCTCCGTACTCATTCTCACTGTGCCTGCGCATTGGATGAGGGTCGTTTAGGTCTTCTCCTGCCGTTGCTTTTTGATCTATTTCTCTGGGGGGTGTTTTAGCAGTTGAAGAATGAGGCTCTCTGGGTCTACGGGGCCACTGAGATTGCAGCATGGGGTTCTGGAAGAGGCCTGGCTTCGCTGGGCCCTTGCTATTTTGCTTCGGACACACATCATCTACAAGATCATTGATCACAAGACTAGCGCAGCGTGGATTGCTGAGTGGATAGCTGCTGGAATACTCAATGGCTTTGGTCCATGCTAGACTGCCAGCCTGGTCAGGTGGCCGGCAGCCCAATTCCGTTTCCGTCCAGCTTAGGGTTTCATTAGCGAGGACAGCGGGGCCTTCCCCAAGTTGTACAAAATGACTCATCTTCTTGAACGTAAAGCATATCACTCGGAAGAGCAGCTGACTGGCACTTTCCATCAAGGTGTCGAGGGTTTCAGGTGAATGCCTGCTGTCGTTGCGatcaagtattttgtttttctggtgagCTTCATCAATGGAATGCTTCAGGATAACATTGGACAGGGTCTGTGCCAGATCATTCCTGAGGACATTTTCTGAGCTGACATTTTCAAAGACCTGAGGCCTTGAAGCAGTTTCTATGATTCTCTTGCTCATGGATTCCATGAGGTCTCCAATGCTGCTGCAGGGACTAGGCCTTGTTAAAACCAGAGCAGCCTCCTTGAGCAATGCCCAAGCAATGGCCTCATTTCCAAGCTCCAGGCTCCCCGCTGTCGCCAGACTGCAGAGCGGGGGGACAGCTGCACAGGCCTCAGCTGCACAGGAGAGGCCACTCGGAGCCTTCGCCTCTCCTGTTTCACCCAGGCCACACACAGCAACAGCACTCGCCACCTGAGTCATGCCACACAGAGCAGATGGAAAGGAGTATTCACTGATGGAAGGCTCCTTGAGTACTTGGGATATTTGAGTTTGCAGTGGTTCAGGGCCTCCCATTGGAGGCGCTGAAACCAAAGATTCTTGCTCCATTTTGAGCCTTTCTGTGGCCTGAGGGCTGGAAATGGTTCCAATCACAGTGGCCGCGCAAGCCAGTGCAACTTCTAGAGCACTCTGAGGGTGTCTGCTGGAGTTCTTTCCAGAGAGGACACCTGAGGTTTCAACGGAGACCTCCACCTCAGACCAAGAGGGGATGCCCGCCTCAGGGGCAGCATCACTGCCATCTGGACTCTGAACAATGACAATTTTGGGGAGCTTGTTCCATGACTGAGGGACCACCATACCTTTAGTGGAACAGCCACTGGGTAGCAGAGCATTTCCGACAGAAACACTGACTGCGGAATCTTGGGGCCATGTAGGCTGAGACTGGGACAACCGAATAAATGCATCTTGCAGCACGGATTCTGCTAAATTTGTAGCATACTCGCCAGTAGTGGCTTCTCCATCCTGTTTGGGAGGAAAGGAGTTTGTGCCATCTTCATGGTCCCCTGGATCCAAGCTGTTGTCATGCTTAGCGAGGGCACTATATATGGGAGGCCCACCGTTCTTAACCATCCTGGAGAAGTAAGCATCCCCAGGAATATATGGTGCCTGTGATTTTTCCACGTGAcctttaacattttctaaataataataatttgtggCTGGCCTCTTATTCTGCACAGCTTCACCTTTCCATTCCAATGGCTCGGGTGATGCACTGAGGCTCTTCAAAGGGGTGTCTTCTACTTTTTTCACCGATCCTTCTGCCTTCGTCATTGGATGGTATTTGCCAATATATTTGTCTTCCAGAGCATAAAGCATCTTTTCCTTGTTGTTCCATTCCTCCTGAGTGGCTTCCTTTGGTCCTTTACTTTCCAAAACATTAGCTGAGACATTTATATTCTCATAACCTATTGAAGACAAAATGAGGGCCCGCCATTACTTTTTGGATAGCAAGATCTCatgagattactttttaaaaatgccttattaaaaaaaaaaaaagtaacaattactttttaaaaatgccttataGCACCAGGGGTGGTTCTCTCCCCCCCGCCCAAATAAACAGCATTTAGAAAGACAAATGAATCCGAAAATGTTTTTGAGTTTCATTATAGAACCACACTCAACAAAATGTCTTTCGATGTGGGCTATAAATGTCTGCaccagagtgggagaagatggCAGTGGGAGCTGAGTGCGGatccttactttctttctttaaagatttttatttatttatttgagagagagagagagagagaggggagagggagaaagagcacgagGGGggtgaaggaggggcagagggaaagggacaagccgACTGATtcgggggcttgattccaggaccctgagatcatcacctgagctggaggcagatgcaaaactgattgagccacctggatgccctTGGCTCCATGGGGAAAGTAACCCAGACAGTTGCATCTCAGAGCTTCCCAGTGCAcatggaaggaggagggagaatgtTTACAGCAACCTCCATAGTAAGCTTTGCTGCAAAAGCTTTGCTGCCAAAATTTGCTCTGAAGTTTGGGTGGGACTTGTCCCAGGGACTGAAAACAGCAGGGTCCCTTCTTCTGTGGCTAAGAGTGGGGGAAGAAGAACACATTGTTCACTGAGCTCTTTGAATCTGTCATTCAAAACTGAATAAAGGCTAAGGGCTAAGTACTCTCCTGCCTTATTTCCTTATGTCCTTACCGTAAATAACAGGTAAATGTTATAAATACATAGAGCTGAATATAGTAAGTGTTAAGCAGTGCTAAGAGGCACTATTACACTCCCAAATACTGGATaaagaaactggggctcagaaggACTAGGTAACCAAACCAGGCTTCCCAGCCTCTAAGAGGCAGTGCAAGAATTAGGCCAGTTTAAGTTGGCATCAGCTAATGGTGGCTTTATGGAAGTCTCAGGGAAGATAACTTTCATCCCTGTGATAGTCTTAGTCTCTTGGCAGGCAGCAGGATGTCCTTCAGCATCCCCAAGGCATCTTTAGGGAAACGGAGCCATCCAACCATTGTGTCAAAGTGCTTGAGTCGGCAGCTCACTCATGGTCTGTTATCCTTCTGTCCTCCCTAAACTCTGTAAGTGAAGATTATGGTGTGTCAGCCAAACCGACATGGCCTGAAACTTTCCTGAAATCCCAGTCATTTTTAGAGGGTGACTAATGCGCGTTTGTTTCATGGGGCCGTTCTCACCGCTCCTATAGTCTTCCacctcattttcctcctccaagTGCTCAGAGGCGGTGAGAAAGTCCTCCTCGATTGAAGACAGGGAGCAGTTGGTGTCATCCTCCACTTTTAAGATACTTGTTTCCAGATGGAGCTGCCGCTCCTGCACCAGTTCAAGACCGATCAAAAATTTGTTGATTTCAAAGATGATGCAGTTGGTACTGTTTGCCCTATTCCCTCTTGCACACTGGACCAAGCAGATATCTGGCAGCCAAGGGCACTGAAAGTAGAGAGgaataaacatatttattgaaagagagaataaaaaaccATCACTTCTGACCTTTCTTCTTCTACCAGTCTTTCTTGTTACAAGGAATGGGGGACATTTAAAATACTTGGAATATCTTCTGGGCTTCGATGGATGCATTGCTTGAAAAAAAATTCGAGtgctattcaaaaataaatagcataaataaataggaaaataaagcaCACAAGGTACCCAGGAGAAAGTCTGACTTTGGGGAAACTACACCAGTTGCATCACATATTTTTGTTGTCTCCTGCTAAAGCAAAAGTGGCACCGGGCAAAGTTAAACAGGTTAAGGAAGATTTTCTTCAAAGctcttaaattagaaaaaaggacCAGAACGGAGCTGGATCACAACTCCATTGAAACAAAAGGGCCGTGGGCTTTTTAAGAGCTGTTATCATgtatggggagatggaaaggagaagggagttgagggaaattggaaggggaggtgaaccatgagagactatggactctgaaaaacaacttaagggttttgaaggggcgggggatgggaggttgggggagccaggtggtgggtattatggagggcaccgattgcatggagcactgggtgtggtacataaacaatgaaatctgttacaATGTttatgtggtacataaacaatgaaatctgttacactgaaaagaaattaaaaaaaataatggatacaAGATGTTGATGTTACAGAActtcaagaaaacagaatttcttagaaattacataaaaatttttctaGTTGCCTTCGTTAATACAAATCTTTCTTTATGTCAGAATGTTGGaacaaaaacctcaaaaagtTATCGAATCCCAACCTAGTAAAGTCCGTACTTTTGTAAAATGgttttgtggtctctctctaccACTACATTGGAAACCTTAAAAAGCACAAGTGTTTGTTTTTGCCCTGACCTATTCTGTGACTTTCATTCtgtatattagattttttttttaatgtctttgtttcCTCAACTACACAATAAAAGTTaacctgtcaaaaaaaaaaaaaaaaaaaaaagaaagaaaaaagaaagagctggTGTCAGACAGCTGCAGGCCATCTGGACTTGCTGACTGGCTTATGTGCATGGGAGGAAGTGGTTTTGGAACTTGGAGTCAGGCTCCTGCTGACCTTAGGCTCCCATCCTTCCACAGAGAAAGGGACACTATCTTCTTTGATGATCTTACTTCAGAGATGGTTCTCAGGTCTTTGAAAAAGACactcctagggcacctgggtggctctgtgggttgagcctctgctttgggctcaggtcatgatcccagggtcctgggatcgagctccccatcaggggtctctgctcagcagggagcatatttccccacttctctctgcctgcctttctgcctacttgtgatctctgtcaaataaataaataaaatcttaaaaaaaaaaaaaaaacaaaccttaaaaaaaaaaaaaaaaagaaagaaagaaaagaaaaaagaaaaagacactccTGGCTTATAAACCTGGGAAGAGGCTTTTCAAATGGTTTTCATCTTAAAGGGGCAGAGATTCCTAACCATGTTTTCTAGGGTAAATATTCTGAGAAAAAGGGGCTTCAGTGCTTCTAGTCTGGGAGAAGACAGCTGGAAGTCTAGTCGAGCTGAGGGGAATGTTAAGGCTGTCTTGGTCACCATGATCCTTTTCTGCTTTGGTGATGTTCAGTAAAGCCTGTGTCAGTATTTCAGTGTTTCTATTAACTACAGTTAGAATTTATAATGTGTGTTGCTCATCTGAAGAAGCAGACACAATGAGGTATAAAGAAATTCACTGGAAGAGCACTGATTATCTTGAAAAGGCCAGCATATGAAGAAAGCAGTGATGAGGAGGCTTAAATCATTGGGTGGTGTCCCTGTGAGACctattaattttcttctgttctagGGCGACAGACTatatcccctttttttttttaagattttatttatttatttgacggacagagatcacaagtaggcagagaagcaggcagagagcctgatgcggggctcaattctaggaccctgggattttgacctgagccgaaggcagaagctttaactcactaagccactcaggcaccccaacagacCATATCCTTATTCTCCACTACACACATTTTGCTATCCATATCGTTGTTCATTAGAATAGCAAAAAATTTCAATTGCTCCTGCACAGAAGACTAGTAAATTACAAACATATCTGTgcattgggatttttatttttatgaagggAATAATAATATGCTGATTCACAgtaatttttaacagaaaattttttGAATGGAAATGGGAGTTAGTGGTGAGAAacctaaataaatttatattaaggTGGAATTTGAAATGTTTGGAGGAAGTAGtttatgtataaatgtgtgtCTTATAAAAAGGAAGGGGTTCAAAGAAGGGGTTCATAACCTTACTTTTCAAAGTCTAGTTGTAGACTAGCAGCCTTGGCATCACTTGGCAGCTGGTTAGAAATCTATAATCCTGGGAGCCACCTCAGATCCAGTaaatcagaatttgcattttcaagaaaaatcttTTGGTGATTCCTGCATGTATTaatatttgagaaccactggtctgtAGCTTTTATGAAATTCACAAAGGGTCTGAGATTCCCCCACAATGACAAGGAACTACTGCTGTAGAGTAACAGTAGCTGGCTTGATTAATTTTACTTCTACTGAATTCAGATATACTAAACTAACCTGAAATTTAAAAGATGCTTTTTGGGTGTCTATTAAATGCAAGGTGTGCTGGGAGATACAAACATAAATTGATGGGGGATGGGGACCGGAAGGTGGGGCACAAAATACTGTCAGTGGACAGGCATGAATACCAATAATTATAAAGTTGAACCAAATGAAATTACCATATTTATAGGTAAAATGGTTCCGTATTGACCATTTCATACCATTtaggttaaatatatataacataaagttttatatattgtGGCAGGAATCAAAAGAGGTATTAGTACATCAGCATGAACTGTTAAGTAATACCTCAAAATAAACTTAGAGAAAGGATTGTAGTGTATGTGCAATGTTCCATGGCTATTGCATTCatagacagaaaatttattttcttaactctCTTCTTGAAAGTAAATAAACATCCTAGGAGTCTTAGGTAAATGAGGGTCAAATGATATGCATCCTATAAAATAATGGCaggtataattatataatgtttaTTGTCATCTATTAGGTGCTTTGACAATCCTATTACCtttaatataaacattatttctgtgaGGTTGGTGGTGCCATTACTCTTTTACAGAGGAGACATCAGGCACAAAAAGGCTAACTGATCCTTTCAGAAATATAAAGTGGAAGAGCCAGCATTGCAATCCAGGCCTGTTGGACTCCAATTCCTGTGTCCCTTCCAATTCACCCCGTGGCTTCCTGGTCTAATCAACGTGCAATTTAGAAAGGAGGGTGGTTTGCACCTGGACCTCCTTGAACTCATGCATGCCTGCAAGTATATcttattattatacataatatgCATCTCAGAAAAAATATGCATCTCAGAAAAGTAATTGatcttatttgcattttccatttaatattttacttgacTATTGGCTGTTGTCATgatttttcttaagatattttaGAGACTTATCCTAAGGCTCTATAAAGGATGGttggaggaaggaaaatgtcATGCCAACTTCTCATTCAATGCTCACTGGTATATATTCATtagtcgagagagagagagagagagagagagcgagcatggcaGGAGacgaacagagggagagaaaaagagagaatcctaagcaggcttcatactcagcacagagctggatgcagggcttgatctcacaaccctgagacatcatgacctgagctgaaatcaagtgtgggactcttaaccaactgagtcacccaggcacccctctattcaTTAGTCTTTTGCAACACATAAGTATGGATAGTTGTGCATgagtttatataaatttaataatattcataataaataagGTCAAAGAGAATGTCAGACTATGTAAGCTGCTCCCTAAAAGCAAGATGTCCAGCTTATTTACCACTGTATCCTCAACACCTAGAAAAGTGATGAACActtataatatacaatatattcattcattcaaccaatatttactgtgtttttaatatttacatatgaatgaataaggtatattataaatattttcttacattttttcagTTGTACAATTTAATTGTCAAGTAATGTGGGAATATAAAAAAGCAATAGGGTCATTTGTGAACTGGAAAGATGAAggcatgaataaataaagagaaaagtattcataaataaagaaattccTCTGGAGTCACATTATCCTTGTGACAGTATTCTATTTCTCTTCCCCAAAGGAGCCTGGTCAGATTGTAAATGGATGATAATTCTTACTGTGCATAGTAGTCCACCCTGGTATCTTATTTTGATTGACTgactgattgactgattgatttggGATAGaaggggggaagagcagagagagagggagagaaagaatcttaagctggctccatgcccagcacaaaggCCCATGTGACACTTAATCTCATGaaggtgagatcatgacctgagctgaaatcgagagtcagatgcttcacagactgagccacacaggtggcttttattttgctttaaataatgttttctttctacttcacctttcttcaattttttggacaTGGAAAGAAAACACTGCATTTGAATAGACCTCGAGGtgtcttcttattattttattaaatcactATGTTTAGTCTCTGAGAATGgagaaaaggtattttttttaaatctctgttttATAGAATAGGAAATTATAGTTGAGAGAAGCAAGGTAACTTG
This genomic interval carries:
- the SPHKAP gene encoding A-kinase anchor protein SPHKAP isoform X1, whose translation is MATPFSPYPAMWVVEPNSPTSLSAALYTRRHSQESSNLESPLMYEVSAAQEGIASGFLRGGLGSSITACKKVLCSNSLLESTDYWLQNQRTPCQIGFVEDKSENCASVCFVNLDVNKDACSTEHLQQKLVNVSPDLPKLISSMNVQQPKENEIVLLSGLTSGNLQADFEVSQCPWLPDICLVQCARGNRANSTNCIIFEINKFLIGLELVQERQLHLETSILKVEDDTNCSLSSIEEDFLTASEHLEEENEVEDYRSGYENINVSANVLESKGPKEATQEEWNNKEKMLYALEDKYIGKYHPMTKAEGSVKKVEDTPLKSLSASPEPLEWKGEAVQNKRPATNYYYLENVKGHVEKSQAPYIPGDAYFSRMVKNGGPPIYSALAKHDNSLDPGDHEDGTNSFPPKQDGEATTGEYATNLAESVLQDAFIRLSQSQPTWPQDSAVSVSVGNALLPSGCSTKGMVVPQSWNKLPKIVIVQSPDGSDAAPEAGIPSWSEVEVSVETSGVLSGKNSSRHPQSALEVALACAATVIGTISSPQATERLKMEQESLVSAPPMGGPEPLQTQISQVLKEPSISEYSFPSALCGMTQVASAVAVCGLGETGEAKAPSGLSCAAEACAAVPPLCSLATAGSLELGNEAIAWALLKEAALVLTRPSPCSSIGDLMESMSKRIIETASRPQVFENVSSENVLRNDLAQTLSNVILKHSIDEAHQKNKILDRNDSRHSPETLDTLMESASQLLFRVICFTFKKMSHFVQLGEGPAVLANETLSWTETELGCRPPDQAGSLAWTKAIEYSSSYPLSNPRCASLVINDLVDDVCPKQNSKGPAKPGLFQNPMLQSQWPRRPREPHSSTAKTPPREIDQKATAGEDLNDPHPMRRHSENEYGATSEGECTLAVRKGSRGSQDAEDGASANAQEKYNRASPLNNEVQVNLSLLGNDSLLPAQPELQAKQADIYCITDFAEELAEMIVSMATEIAAICLDNSNGKQPWFCAWKRGNEFPVSPNVSCRSLKRKKESQTGGAAVRKHKPPRLSEIKRKTDEHPELKEKLMNRVMDESMNLEDVPDSVSIFANEVAAKIMNLTEFSTVDGGWQAQSHPRNRLLSGDRWNRPKASSCESIPEEDSNAQAYVNSLGLMSTLSQPVSRASSVSKQSSCESITEEFSRFMVNQMENEGRGFELLLDYYAGKNASSILNSAMQQACRKNDHLSVRPSCPSKQSSTESITEEFYRYMLRDIERESRDSTSSRRSSQDWTVGLLSPSLRSPLCYRQSSMPDSRSLGARLTVNAPIKANSLDGFAQNSQQDFLSVHPVSSASSSGLCKSDSCLYWRGGTDQITNMLIHETWANSIKALMQKNKIIVDDAEAAEVDPASGGSPMQVEKCANRPASSRVQSGPSLFLQEPIDNPRKGSVTESKQPSVLSQSKAAPLTNHNSLDSFKKETSSCNGTMPVNRTRRSLCSREVPLIHIETDQREECVGEPEHSPSETRPLQEAEEHLKDENVPDVVKGRDTAGSACQNPSDSLDAREVTGAEVSAEGRAPDEFPNLSGSSGESTDSWSQLANEEDNPDDTSSFLQLSERSMRCNPGWVYMSNGNSSATSSLGTMDLDIYQESMPSSPMINELVEEKETLKGQSENIEEGASRVPVGAASPQGSLLVINFDLEPECPDAELRATLQWIAASELGIPTIYFKKSQENRIEKFLDVVRLVQQKSWKVGDIFHAVVQYCKVHEEQKEGTPSLFDWLLELG